From Aspergillus fumigatus Af293 chromosome 5, whole genome shotgun sequence, a single genomic window includes:
- a CDS encoding sterol desaturase family protein: MATAMRNPKDSMKSTWRTDKEQWTVFHWFYEVLGIHPTALDQDVPVHDKDEKVPFMTEWQTNRWVLVHAFIPFAIHWAYVVYTGRNITPVAAFIFYSTAFKAIGIHELHILRRLGHRLGFFDGDKHERDGVPDVGVAKVVQSLLSTSTFRPMFTVFLSYQTNLPPSSINWLWLPLEIGLYGIVLDFWFYWYHRLMHDIGSLWKYHRTHHLTKHPNPLLTLYADSEQEFFDIAGIPVMTYFSLKLMGLPMGFYEWWFCHQYVVFSELAGHSGVRLHTFTPSTLTWLLRLVNADLVIEDHDLHHRYGWKSSYNYGKQTRLWDRIFGTCRERVESRPDNIDYNNKVTLPLW; the protein is encoded by the coding sequence ATGGCAACCGCAATGCGCAATCCCAAGGACTCGATGAAATCTACATGGCGCACTGATAAAGAGCAGTGGACTGTGTTCCATTGGTTCTATGAGGTGCTTGGCATACATCCTACTGCCCTTGACCAAGACGTCCCGGTACACGACAAAGACGAGAAGGTGCCTTTCATGACCGAATGGCAAACTAACCGCTGGGTCCTTGTCCACGCCTTCATACCATTTGCCATTCACTGGGCCTATGTCGTCTATACAGGTCGCAACATAACCCCAGTCGCCGCTTTCATTTTCTACAGCACGGCGTTCAAGGCGATTGGCATTCATGAATTGCATATCCTCCGTCGCCTCGGCCACCGACTTGGGTTCTTCGACGGCGACAAGCATGAGCGAGACGGTGTGCCTGACGTTGGTGTCGCAAAAGTCGTTCAGTCGCTACTTTCGACGTCCACCTTCCGTCCGATGTTCACAGTCTTCCTGAGCTACCAGACCAACCTACCACCTTCTTCTATCAACTGGCTTTGGCTACCACTTGAAATTGGTCTTTATGGCATCGTTCTGGACTTTTGGTTCTATTGGTACCACCGTCTCATGCACGATATCGGCAGCCTCTGGAAATACCACCGTACTCATCACCTCACCAAGCACCCGAATCCACTTTTGACGCTTTATGCGGATAGTGAGCAGGAGTTCTTCGACATTGCGGGCATTCCTGTAATGACCTATTTCAGCCTCAAGCTCATGGGCCTCCCTATGGGCTTCTATGAGTGGTGGTTTTGCCACCAGTATGTGGTATTTTCGGAGCTTGCCGGGCACAGCGGGGTCCGCCTTCATACATTCACACCATCGACACTGACTTGGCTTCTGAGGCTtgtcaatgcggatttggTTATCGAGGATCATGATCTTCACCACCGCTATGGATGGAAGAGTAGTTACAATTATGGCAAGCAGACCCGCCTTTGGGACCGCATCTTCGGCACATGCCGTGAGCGCGTCGAATCCAGACCAGACAATATTGACTACAACAATAAAGTTACGCTGCCTCTGTGGTGA
- the erg8 gene encoding phosphomevalonate kinase yields MLPLPPAVTALSAPGKVLLTGGYLVLDRSYTGTVFALDARIHVIVQQLRRNHRREAASGSAHGRSDTPQAEGNVHGDKEDEGTIVVHSPQFVDAVWEYSIQRCEDGGGVLVKQRNDGPRNLFVETSLNFALTYISYVADSKDFGSLSITILADNDYYSETAFSKASGLRSSSRFVDFGVRLQEAHKTGLGSSAALVTALVSSLVIHRTMQPDDLGPGRDKLHNLAQAAHCAAQGKVGSGFDVAAAIYGSCLYRRFSPSILESVGDAGSPGFEERLFRIVEDADPQHPWDTECLDFGMKLPRGMQMVLCDVECGSQTPSMVRKVLEWRKQNQKEADMLWGALQSNNERLRLELRRLAQSPDEHTLSDFENVRTYIQRSRNHIRSMTQKSDVPIEPRVQTELLDALSELEGVIGGVVPGAGGYDAIVLLIQDNPDVITRLKAFFETWESKAEDDFGGKIGKVRLLGVRHGSEGVKNEMLEQYAGWV; encoded by the exons ATGCTCCCTCTTCCACCAGCGGTAACGGCCTTGTCCGCGCCGGGCAAGGTCCTCCTCACTGGGGGTTATCTGGTCCTGGACCGCAGCTACACTGGGACTGTGTTCGCCCTTGACGCCAGAATCCATGTCATTGTTCAGCAATTGAGACGGAACCATCGGCGGGAAGCCGCCTCGGGATCCGCGCATGGCCGGTCGGACACACCTCAGGCGGAAGGCAATGTTCAtggagacaaggaagacgaaggcACGATCGTCGTACACTCCCCACAGTTCGTGGATGCGGTATGGGAGTATAGCATACAAAGATGCGAGGACGGTGGAGGAGTCCTAGTGAAACAGAGAAATGATGG GCCACGCAACCTGTTTGTCGAGACCTCTCTGAACTTCGCCTTGACTTACATCAGCTATGTGGCCGACTCGAAGGATTTCGGGTCATTATCGATTACTATCCTCGCCGACAACGATTACTACTCCGAGACGGCCTTCTCCAAGGCTTCGGGACTCCGGTCGTCAAGCAGATTCGTGGACTTTGGTGTTCGCCTTCAGGAGGCACACAAGACAGGCCTGGGCTCTTCAGCCGCCTTGGTCACTGCCCTGGTGTCGTCTCTCGTCATCCACCGTACTATGCAACCCGACGATCTCGGTCCAGGCCGCGACAAGCTTCACAATCTGGCCCAGGCGGCCCACTGCGCTGCGCAGGGTAAAGTCGGGTCCGGCTTCGATGTTGCAGCTGCCATTTACGGCTCCTGTCTCTACAGACGCTTCTCCCCCTCGATTCTCGAATCAGTGGGTGACGCTGGTTCTCCAGGCTTCGAAGAGCGGTTGTTCCGGATCGTAGAGGACGCCGACCCCCAGCATCCGTGGGACACCGAATGTCTAGACTTCGGCATGAAGCTCCCCCGCGGAATGCAAATGGTCCTCTGTGACGTCGAATGTGGTTCGCAGACTCCATCCATGGTGAGAAAGGTTTTGGAGTGGCGGAAACAGAATCAGAAGGAAGCCGATATGCTCTGGGGCGCTCTGCAATCGAACAACGAGAGACTTCGCCTGGAACTCAGACGCTTGGCACAGAGCCCGGACGAACATACTCTCAGTGACTTTGAAAATGTCCGCACCTATATTCAGCGCTCGCGTAACCACATCCGTTCCATGACTCAAAAGTCGGATGTCCCAATCGAGCCGCGCGTCCAAACCGAGCTACTTGACGCTCTGTCCGAGCTGGAGGGTGTCATCGGTGGTGTGGTTCCAGGAGCAGGGGGCTACGACGCCATTGTGCTCCTCATCCAAGACAATCCGGATGTGATCACCAGATTGAAAGCCTTCTTTGAGACTTGGGAGAGCAAAGCGGAGGACGATTTCGGTGGCAAGATTGGGAAAGTCAGGCTTCTTGGCGTCCGCCATGGATCAGAGGGAGTCAAGAACGAGATGCTCGAGCAATATGCGGGCTGGGTGTAG
- a CDS encoding putative MFS monosaccharide transporter: MAPPTFAGMSGRKLSWTVSTIATMGFLLFGYDQGVMSGIISDPAFNNVFTATKDDNTMQATVTAVYEVGCLLGAIFALIFGEILGRRKMVICGASVMIVGVIIQVTSFPGSLPLLQFIFGRVITGVGNGMNTSTIPTYQAECSKTSNRGLLICIEGGIIAIGTMIAYWIDFGAHYGPPDLVWRFPIAFQIIFGIVIIVGMLYLPDSPRYLIAQNRIADGEKVLAALAGTEISDRHTQLEKQLIVDSVRASGAQKASFRDLFTGGPSQHFRRMIVGSSSQVFQQISGCNAVIYYLPVLLEDSIGQSHDFALLIGGVNMICYAIFATFSWFFIEKIGRRKLFIGGSFGQCVAMIIVFACLIPGDAQTAKGAVFGLFLYMCFFGATWLPLPWLYPAELSPLRTRAKANAISTCNNWLFNFTVVMITPVMIEHIGWGTYLFFAAWNAFFIPVIWFFYPETSGRSLEEIDLIFAKGYVEKINYVRAAKELPRLTDEEIEAKAAEYGILDDNEKTEERVMERDPAATAEFSSFQPTQL, translated from the exons ATGGCGCCGCCCACTTTTGCTGGTATGTCCGGACGGAAACTGTCCTGGACTGTGTCAACCATTGCGACCATGGGATTCTTATTGTTCGGATACGATC AGGGTGTGATGTCTGGCATCATCTCCGACCCAGCATTCAACAATGTCTTTACAGCAACTAAAGACGACAACACCATGCAAGCGACCGTGACGGCTGTTTATGAAGTCG GTTGTCTTCTCGGCGCTATCTTTGCCTTGATCTTTGGCGAGATCCTCGGACGCCGAAAAATGGTCATCTGCGGTGCATCGGTGATGATCGTTGGAGTGATTATCCAAGTCACATCATTCCCGGGCTCACTTCCTCTGCTCCAGTTCATCTTCGGCCGTGTCATCACGGGAGTCGGCAATGGAATGAATACATCGACCATTCCGACGTATCAAGCCGAATGTTCCAAAACGAGCAATCGAGGTCTGCTGATCTGCATTGAGGGAGGCATTATTGCTATTGGAACCATGATCGCCTACTGGATCGACTTTGGCGCACACTACGGGCCACCGGACCTGGTCTGGCGGTTCCCGATCGCCTTCCAGATTATTTTTGGCATCGTGATTATCGTGGGCATGCTGTATCTACCCGACTCGCCACGGTACTTGATTGCGCAGAATCGTATCGCGGACGGCGAGAAGGTCCTGGCAGCGCTTGCCGGTACGGAGATAAGCGATCGTCATAcacagctggagaagcagttgATTGTAGACTCGGTCCGAGC ATCCGGTGCCCAAAAAGCCAGTTTCAGGGACCTCTTCACCGGAGGACCGTCGCAGCACTTCCGTCGGATGATTGTTGGCTCGTCCTCGCAGGTTTTCCAGCAAATCTCTGGTTGTAATGCAGTCATCTACTACCTGCCAGTCCTCTTGGAAGACTCAATCGGCCAATCGCACGACTTCGCTCTGCTCATCGGCGGCGTCAACATGATCTGCTACGCGATTTTTGCCACATTCTCCTGGTTCTTCATTGAAAAGATCGGCCGGCGCAAGCTCTTCATTGGTGGGAGTTTCGGCCAATGCGTTGCGatgatcatcgtcttcgcGTGCCTGATCCCTGGCGACGCGCAGACGGCCAAGGGCGCAGTCTTCGGCCTCTTCCTGTACATGTG TTTCTTCGGCGCAACGTGGCTCCCCCTCCCCTGGCTCTACCCAGCCGAACTCTCCCCTCTCAGAACCCGCGCAAAGGCAAACGCCATCTCAACCTGCAACAACTGGCTCTTCAACTTCACCGTCGTCATGATCACCCCCGTGATGATCGAGCACATCGGCTGGGGCACGtacctcttcttcgcggCCTGGAACGCCTTTTTTATTCCGGTCATCTGGTTCTTCTACCCCGAAACCTCAGGTCGGAGTCTCGAAGAAATCGATCTGATTTTCGCCAAGGGTTATGTGGAGAAAATAAACTACGTGCGTGCCGCGAAGGAGCTGCCGCGGCTTACggacgaggagatcgaggccaAGGCGGCGGAGTATGGAATCCTGGACGACAATGAGAAGACTGAGGAGAGAGTTATGGAGAGGGATCCGGCCGCGACGGCGGAGTTCTCGTCTTTCCAGCCTACTCAGCTATAA